One window of the Oncorhynchus gorbuscha isolate QuinsamMale2020 ecotype Even-year linkage group LG17, OgorEven_v1.0, whole genome shotgun sequence genome contains the following:
- the LOC124002126 gene encoding eukaryotic translation initiation factor 2 subunit 1-like isoform X2 produces the protein MVNVRSIAEMGAYVSLLEYNNIEGMILLSELSRRRIRSINKLIRIGRNECVVVIRVDKEKGYIDLSKRRVSPEEAIKCEDKFTKSKTVYSILRHVAEVLEYTKDEQLESLFTRTAWVFDEKYKRPGYGAYDVFKQAVADPAVLDCLDLTEEEKAVLIDNINRRLTPQAVKIRADIEVACYGYEGIDAVKEALRAGLGCSTDAMPIKINLIAPPRYVMTTTTLERTEGLSVLNQAMAAIKEKIEEKRGVFNIQMEAKVVTDIDETELARQLEQLERENAEVDGDDEDGEMEAKAED, from the exons ATGGTCAACGTGCGCTCCATCGCAGAGATGGGAGCCTACGTAAGTCTACTGGAGTACAACAACATTGAAGGCATGATCCTCCTTAGCGAGTTGTCTCGCAGACGTATCCGCTCCATCAACAAACTCATCAGGATCGGACGCAACGAGTGTGTGGTCGTCATCCGAGTGGATAAGGAGAAAG gttacaTTGATCTATCCAAGAGAAGAGTTTCACCCGAGGAGGCAATCAAGTGCGAAGACAAATTCACCAAATCCAAAACG GTGTACAGCATATTGAGGCATGTGGCTGAGGTTCTGGAGTACACCAAAGATGAGCAGCTGGAGAGCCTGTTCACCCGCACCGCCTGGGTGTTTGATGAGAAGTACAAACGGCCTGGATACGGAGCCTATGATGTCTTCAAACAGGCTGTGGC GGACCCAGCCGTTTTAGATTGTCTGGacctgacagaggaggagaaggctgtcCTCATTGACAACATCAACAGAAGACTGACCCCACAAGCTGTCAAAATCAGGGCAG ACATTGAGGTGGCCTGTTACGGGTATGAGGGGATTGATGCTGTCAAAGAAGCGTTGCGGGCGGGGCTGGGCTGCTCCACAGACGCCATGCCAATCAAG ATTAATCTGATAGCGCCGCCGCGCTACGTCATGACCACCACCACACTGGAGCGCACAGAAGGTCTCTCTGTCCTCAACCAGGCCATGGCTGCCATCAAAGAGAAGattgaggagaagagaggcgtGTTTAACATCCAGATGGAG GCGAAGGTTGTGACAGACATAGATGAGACAGAGCTGGCCCGCCAGCTGGagcaactggagagagagaacgctGAGGTGGACGGAGATGAcgaagatggagagatggaggccAAGGCAGAGGACTAA
- the LOC124002126 gene encoding eukaryotic translation initiation factor 2 subunit 1-like isoform X1 yields the protein MPSISCRFYQHRFPEVDDVVMVNVRSIAEMGAYVSLLEYNNIEGMILLSELSRRRIRSINKLIRIGRNECVVVIRVDKEKGYIDLSKRRVSPEEAIKCEDKFTKSKTVYSILRHVAEVLEYTKDEQLESLFTRTAWVFDEKYKRPGYGAYDVFKQAVADPAVLDCLDLTEEEKAVLIDNINRRLTPQAVKIRADIEVACYGYEGIDAVKEALRAGLGCSTDAMPIKINLIAPPRYVMTTTTLERTEGLSVLNQAMAAIKEKIEEKRGVFNIQMEAKVVTDIDETELARQLEQLERENAEVDGDDEDGEMEAKAED from the exons ATGCCATCGATCAGCTGTAGATTCTACCAGCACAGGTTTCCAGAGGTGGACGATGTTGTGATGGTCAACGTGCGCTCCATCGCAGAGATGGGAGCCTACGTAAGTCTACTGGAGTACAACAACATTGAAGGCATGATCCTCCTTAGCGAGTTGTCTCGCAGACGTATCCGCTCCATCAACAAACTCATCAGGATCGGACGCAACGAGTGTGTGGTCGTCATCCGAGTGGATAAGGAGAAAG gttacaTTGATCTATCCAAGAGAAGAGTTTCACCCGAGGAGGCAATCAAGTGCGAAGACAAATTCACCAAATCCAAAACG GTGTACAGCATATTGAGGCATGTGGCTGAGGTTCTGGAGTACACCAAAGATGAGCAGCTGGAGAGCCTGTTCACCCGCACCGCCTGGGTGTTTGATGAGAAGTACAAACGGCCTGGATACGGAGCCTATGATGTCTTCAAACAGGCTGTGGC GGACCCAGCCGTTTTAGATTGTCTGGacctgacagaggaggagaaggctgtcCTCATTGACAACATCAACAGAAGACTGACCCCACAAGCTGTCAAAATCAGGGCAG ACATTGAGGTGGCCTGTTACGGGTATGAGGGGATTGATGCTGTCAAAGAAGCGTTGCGGGCGGGGCTGGGCTGCTCCACAGACGCCATGCCAATCAAG ATTAATCTGATAGCGCCGCCGCGCTACGTCATGACCACCACCACACTGGAGCGCACAGAAGGTCTCTCTGTCCTCAACCAGGCCATGGCTGCCATCAAAGAGAAGattgaggagaagagaggcgtGTTTAACATCCAGATGGAG GCGAAGGTTGTGACAGACATAGATGAGACAGAGCTGGCCCGCCAGCTGGagcaactggagagagagaacgctGAGGTGGACGGAGATGAcgaagatggagagatggaggccAAGGCAGAGGACTAA
- the LOC124001549 gene encoding protein PALS1-like, with protein MMTTSHMNGHVTESDGGGSGGGESNQAEPQQWHREMAVDCPGDLGARTLPVRRSAQLERIRQHQEDLRRRREEDGRNRQELDLNASIRLKKLSQNPKVGIDNPTFDPIEGPVGPMGLPPNLGGPTLLELEELLMSLKQVQHCLSDAQSQEDVELVLQLVQKTDFQKAFNIHNAVAQHMNRPSPPFPHTDRAQGLAQEVLSMVYNSQHKEGLELNTLLSSPHVQAVLLAHDCVAEQEMQLEPLTPDDHCETLTQWGGETVKIVCIEKARDIPLGATVRNDMDSVIISRIVKGGAAERSGLLHEGDEVLEINGVEIRGKDVNEVFDILADMHGNLTFILIPSPQTKPPPIKETVVHVKAHFDYDPSDDPYVPCRELGLCFQKGDILHIISQDDPNWWQAYRDGDEDNQPLAGLVPGKSFQQQREAMKQTIEEDKEPEKSGKLWCAKKNKKKRKKLLYNSKQNDDYDNEEILTYEEMALYHQPANRKRPIALIGPPNCGQNELRQRLLSSEPDRFGGAVPHTTRNRRDVEVSGRDYHFVSRQAFDMDATAGKFIESGDFEKNLYGTSTDSVRQLINTGKICLLCLHTQSLKILRNSDLKPYIIFIAPPSQERLRALLAKESKNPKPEELRDIIEKAREMEQNFGHLFDAAIVNTDQDKAYQELLRLINKLDTEPQWVPSSWLR; from the exons ATGATGACCACATCACATATGAACGGTCATGTGACTGAGTCAGACGgcggaggaagtggaggaggcgAGTCGAACCAGGCGGAGCCCCAGCAGTGGCACAGGGAGATGGCAGTGGACTGCCCAGGGGACCTGGGTGCTCGTACCCTGCCTGTGCGGCGCTCTGCCCAGCTGGAGAGGATCCGTCAGCACCAGGAggacctgaggaggaggagggaggaggatggcagGAACAGACAGGAGCTAGATCTTAATGCTTCCATACGGCTCAAGAAGCTATCTCAGAACCCCAAGGTGGGCATCGATAACCCCACCTTCGACCCCATTGAAGGCCCCGTAGGGCCCATGGGACTTCCTCCCAACCTGGGGGGCCCTACTCTACTGG AGTTGGAGGAGCTGCTGATGTCCCTAAAGCAGGTGCAGCACTGCCTGTCTGACGCCCAGAGCCAGGAGGACGTGGAGCTGGTGCTGCAGCTGGTCCAGAAGACTGACTTCCAGAAGGCCTTCAACATCCACAACGCTGTGGCCCAGCACATGAACAGGCCCAGCCCGCCCTTCCCACACACAGACCGCGCTCAGGGCCTGGCACAAGAG GTACTGTCTATGGTTTATAACAGCCAACACAAGGAGGGCTTGGAGCTCAACACCCTGCTCTCTTCCCCACATGTCCAG GCAGTGCTTCTGGCCCATGACTGTGTTGCGGAGCAGGAGATGCAGCTGGAGCCCCTGACCCCAGATGACCACTGTGAAACTCTCACCCAGTGGGGAGGGGAGACCGTCAAGATAGTCTGCATCGAGAAGGCTAGGGACATCCCACTG GGAGCGACTGTGCGTAACGACATGGACAGCGTGATAATAAGCCGCATAGTGAAGGGTGGGGCAGCGGAGCGCAGCGGGCTGCTCCATGAAGGAGACGAGGTTCTGGAGATCAACGGAGTGGAGATCCGAGGAAAGGACGTCAACGAGGTCTTCGACATCCTGGCCGACATGCATGGCAACCTGACCTTCATCCTCATCCCCAGCCCACAGACCAAACCCCCGCCCATCAAGGAGACTGTG GTCCATGTGAAAGCTCACTTTGACTACGACCCGTCTGATGACCCGTACGTGCCGTGCAGAGAGCTGGGCCTGTGCTTCCAGAAAGGAGACATCCTCCACATCATCAGCCAGGACGACCCCAACTGGTGGCAGGCCTACAGGGACGGAGACGAGGACAACCAGCCCCTGGCCGGGCTAGTACCAG GCAAGAGCTTCCAGCAGCAGAGGGAGGCTATGAAGCAGACCATAGAAGAGGATAAAGAGCCTGAGAAGTCGGGAAAGTTGTGGTGTGctaagaagaacaagaagaagaggaagaagctcCTTTACAACTCCAAGCAGAACGACG ATTATGACAACGAGGAGATCCTGACCTATGAGGAGATGGCGCTCTACCACCAGCCAGCCAATCGCAAGCGGCCCATTGCTCTGATTGGTCCTCCCAACTGTGGGCAGAACGAGCTAAGACAGAGACTGCTGTCCAGCGAGCCAGACAGATTTGGAGGAGCTGTCCCAc ACACGACACGCAACAGGCGTGATGTGGAGGTGAGTGGGAGGGACTACCACTTCGTCTCTCGTCAGGCCTTTGACATGGACGCCACCGCAGGGAAGTTCATCGAGTCGGGAGACTTTGAGAAGAACCTGTACGGAACCAGTACCGACTCTGTCCGTCAACTCATTAACACGGGCAAGATCTGTCTGCTCTGTTTGCACACACAG TCGCTGAAGATTCTGCGTAACTCTGATCTGAAGCCTTACATAATCTTCATCGCTCCTCCCTCCCAAGAACGGTTGCGAGCCCTTCTGGCCAAGGAGAGCAAGAACCCAAAG CCGGAGGAGCTGCGAGACATCATCGAGAAAGCCCGTGAGATGGAGCAGAACTTTGGCCACCTGTTTGACGCAGCCATCGTGAACACAGACCAGGACAAGGCATATCAGGAGCTGCTGAGGCTCATCAACAAACTGGACACTGAGCCACAGTGGGTCCCCTCCTCCTGGCTACGTTGA